One part of the Amaranthus tricolor cultivar Red isolate AtriRed21 chromosome 16, ASM2621246v1, whole genome shotgun sequence genome encodes these proteins:
- the LOC130802964 gene encoding folylpolyglutamate synthase-like translates to MSIECGNGLEDFKVSPYEEAMNALSSLITTRSRAEKSNSGDRFDLLFDYVKILELEEPISKLKVIHVAGTKGKGSTCVFAESILRNCGFHTGLFTSPHLIDVRERFLLNGSQMCQEKFLAYFWWCFDRLKEKTTDEIPMPTYFRFLALLAFKIFCAEQVDVAIMEVGLGGKYDATNVVQTPIVCCISSLGYDHMEILGNTLGQIAGEKAGIFKEGIPAFTVPQPEEAMVVLEEKASKLNVNLQVVSALDPNMLDGGQLGLDGEHQFLNAGLAVALCSTWLQRTGHVEIPYHINTTSLPEQFIKGLTSASLQGRAQIVPDQYINAEGSGNLVFYLDGAHSPESMDVCGRWFSHLSKDDEQPGNYAEHLPSNSSTLSLEMGRGFHNSAMRNCSNQILLFNCMSVRDPHLLLPRLMKACASYGVQFKQALFVPNMSVYNKVITNLPQPTTRVDFSWQLTLQKVWENLINAEKGGHAKDSGISFEDAHDESENGIISGTNSKVFRTLPLAIKWLRDIARQNQSIRVQVLVTGSLHLIGDVLRLIRK, encoded by the exons ATGTCAATAG AGTGTGGTAATGGATTGGAAGATTTTAAAGTATCTCCTTATGAAGAGGCAATGAATGCATTGTCTTCTTTGATCACTACCCGCAGTCGAGCTGAGAAAAGCAATAGTGGAGATCGATTTGATTTGCTATTTGATTATGTTAAG ATATTGGAGTTGGAAGAACCGATTTCCAAATTGAAGGTTATTCATGTAGCGGGCACCAAAGGAAAG GGTTCAACATGTGTTTTTGCGGAGTCTATATTACGCAATTGTGGCTTTCACACGGGACTTTTTACATCTCCACACCTAATTGACGTCCGGGAAAGATTTCTATTAAATGG TTCTCAAATGTGTCAAGAAAAGTTTTTGGCGTACTTTTGGTGGTGTTTTGATAGGCTAAAG GAAAAAACCACTGATGAAATACCAATGCCTACTTATTTCCGCTTCTTAGCTCTTCTTGCCTTCAAGATATTTTGTGCCGAGCAG GTCGATGTAGCTATCATGGAGGTTGGACTCGGAGGAAAATATGACGCAACAAATGTG GTACAAACACCAATCGTCTGCTGTATATCCTCCCTTGGGTATGATCACATGGAAATTCTCG GAAACACTCTTGGACAAATAGCTGGAGAAAAAGCTGGCATTTTTAAG GAAGGTATTCCTGCATTTACTGTGCCACAACCTGAGGAGGCAATGGTAGTGCTCGAGGAGAAGGCCTCGAAATTGAAT GTTAATCTTCAAGTAGTATCAGCATTAGATCCTAACATGCTAGATGGTGGTCAGCTTGGACTTGATGGTGAGCACCAATTCTTAAATGCCGGTCTTGCAGTCGCGCTGTGCTCCACTTGGCTTCAAAGGACCGGACATGTTGAAATCCCATACCATATAAACACC ACCTCCTTGCCCGAGCAATTTATCAAGGGGTTGACAAGTGCTAGTCTACAAGGAAGAGCCCAAATTGTCCCAGATCAATACATAAACGCTGAAGGTTCGGGAAATTTGGTGTTCTATCTAGATGGAGCCCATAGTCCAGAAAGCATGGATGTTTGCGGAAGATGGTTTTCACATCTCAGCAAAGACGATGAGCAGCCAGGGAACTATGCAGAGCATCTGCCTTCTAATTCTTCGACTTTGTCTCTTGAAATGGGACGCGGTTTTCACAATTCTGCTATGAGGAATTGCTCAAATCAG ATATTGCTTTTCAACTGTATGTCTGTACGGGACCCTCATTTGCTTCTACCTCGCTTGATGAAAGCTTGCGCAAGTTACG GAGTGCAATTCAAACAGGCGCTCTTCGTTCCAAATATGTCGGTGTATAACAAGGTCATCACTAATTTGCCACAACCGACCACACGAGTCGATTTTTCATGGCAATTGACTCTCCAGAAAGTATGGGAAAATCTAATTAATGCGGAAAAAG GTGGACATGCCAAGGATTCAGGCATCAGCTTTGAAGACGCGCATGATGAATCAGAGAACGGTATTATTAGCGGTACAAACAGCAAAGTCTTTCGGACACTTCCCTTGGCCATAAAATGGCTGAGAGATATTGCTCGGCAAAATCAGTCGATTCGTGTTCAG GTCCTTGTAACGGGTTCTTTGCATTTGATTGGGGATGTTTTAAGATTGATAAGGAAATGA
- the LOC130802965 gene encoding serine/threonine-protein phosphatase PP1 isozyme 4-like gives MATQGGNQTHSMDPVVLDDIIRRLLEVRLARPGKQVQLSESEIRQLCLTSREVFLQQPILLELHAPIKICGDIHGQYNDLLRLFEYGGFPPQANYLFLGDYVDRGRQSLETICLLLAYKIKYPENFFLLRGNHECASINRIYGFYDECKRRFNVRLWKTFTDCFNCLPVAAIIDDKILCMHGGLSPDLQNMDQIRNLPRPTAVPDTGLLCDLLWADPGHDVKGGWEMNDRGVSYTFSAEKVAEFLTKHDLDLVCRAHQVVEDGYEFFADRQLVTIFSAPNYCGEFDNAGALMSVDDNLMCSFQILKPAEKKNKFLMSTKM, from the exons ATGGCGACGCAAGGTGGTAATCAAACTCATTCTATGGACCCAGTAGTATTAGACGACATAATAAGACGACTTTTGGAGGTTCGTCTTGCTCGTCCTGGTAAACAAGTTCAGTTATCTGAATCGGAGATCCGACAACTTTGTCTTACTTCTCGTGAAGTTTTTCTTCAGCAGCCTATTCTTCTTGAACTTCATGCCCCAATCAAGATTTGCG GTGATATTCATGGGCAGTATAATGATTTGTTAAGGCTCTTTGAGTATGGTGGTTTTCCTCCTCAAGCAAATTATCTATTTCTGGGTGACTATGTGGATCGTGGCAGACAAAGTCTCGAGACAATATGTCTTCTGCTTGCCTACAAGATCAAGTATCCTGAGAACTTTTTTCTTCTTAGAGGAAATCATGAGTGTGCTTCCATTAATCGGATTTATGGATTTTATGATGAATGCAAGAGACGATTTAACGTGAGACTTTGGAAGACCTTTACAGATTGCTTCAATTGTCTTCCTGTTGCTGCTataatagatgataaaatattgtGCATGCATGGTGGACTTTCTCCAGACTTGCAAAACATGGACCAAATTAGAAATTTACCCCGTCCGACTGCAGTGCCTGATACTGGTCTGCTTTGTGATTTGCTTTGGGCAGATCCTGGTCATGATGTGAAGGGAGGATGGGAGATGAATGATAGAGGAGTTTCATACACCTTTAGTGCTGAAAAGGTGGCTGAGTTCTTGACAAAGCATGATTTAGACCTGGTCTGCCGTGCACATCAG GTGGTAGAAGATGGGTATGAATTTTTCGCAGATCGGCAGTTGGTCACCATATTCTCTGCCCCAAACTACTGTGGTGAATTTGATAATGCTGGAGCATTGATGAGTGTCGATGATAACCTGATGTGCTCTTTTCAGATTCTCAAGCCAGCAGAAAAGAAGAATAAATTTTTGATGTCAACAAAAATGTGA
- the LOC130802966 gene encoding uncharacterized protein LOC130802966 isoform X1 codes for MQTEARVGVVVDGGQRDGCTRKYVQVKQQQQAQIGTISQLLAGGIAGAVSKTCTAPLARLTILFQIQGMHSDASTLRKPCIWREASRVIHEEGIRAFWKGNLVTIAHRLPYSSVSFYSYEQYKNVLQSLPGLESNSENISAHIIVHLAGGFLAGVTAATATYPLDLVRTRLAAQTNVIYYKGIGHTLRTICKEEGALGLYKGLGATLLSVGPNIAISFTVYDTLRTQWQLQRPHDSSVLVSLACGSMSGIASSTAIFPIDLVRRRMQLEGAGGRARVYNTGIFGTFKHIIRSEGLKGLYRGILPEYYKVVPSVSLVFMTYEAMKKLLSNYHS; via the exons ATGCAGACGGAAGCGAGAGTTGGAGTAGTCGTAGATGGGGGACAAAGAGACGGTTGTACGAGGAAATATGTACAGgttaaacaacaacaacaagcaCAAATTGGAACGATTTCGCAACTTCTTGCCGGTGGAATTGCCGGCGCTGTTAGTAAAACTTGTACTGCTCCTCTCGCTCGTCTCACCATCCTTTTTCAG ATACAAGGTATGCATTCAGATGCCTCAACTTTGAGGAAACCTTGCATTTGGAGGGAGGCTTCACGAGTCATTCACGAGGAAGGAATAAGAGCTTTTTGGAAAGGAAACTTGGTTACAATAGCTCATCGCCTTCCTTATTCCTCCGTCAGTTTCTACTCATATGAACAATACAAGAAT GTTTTACAGTCACTTCCTGGACTAGAAAGTAATAGTGAAAATATTAGTGCACATATCATTGTGCATTTAGCAGGTGGCTTCTTAGCCGGAGTAACAGCTGCAACTGCTACCTACCCTCTAGATTTGGTGAGGACACGGCTTGCGGCACAA ACAAATGTGATATATTACAAAGGTATAGGGCATACGTTACGTACTATTTGCAAAGAAGAAGGTGCACTTGGTCTTTACAAAGGGCTCGGAGCAACACTCTTG AGTGTGGGGCCAAATATAGCGATCAGTTTCACCGTTTACGATACCTTACGGACTCAGTGGCAGTTGCAGAG GCCGCATGATTCTTCTGTGCTTGTGAGCCTTGCTTGTGGAAGTATGTCTGGCATTGCTTCATCTACTG CCATATTTCCTATTGATTTGGTGAGACGGAGGATGCAATTAGAAGGAGCTGGTGGGCGTGCACGTGTATACAACACAGGTATTTTCGGTACATTTAAACACATCATCCGATCAGAAGGATTGAAAGGCCTATACAGAGGGATTCTTCCAGAATATTACAAGGTTGTGCCTAGTGTAAGCCTTGTTTTCATGACGTACGAGGCAATGAAGAAACTGTTGTCAAATTATCACAGTTGA
- the LOC130802966 gene encoding uncharacterized protein LOC130802966 isoform X2 has protein sequence MQTEARVGVVVDGGQRDGCTRKYVQVKQQQQAQIGTISQLLAGGIAGAVSKTCTAPLARLTILFQIQGMHSDASTLRKPCIWREASRVIHEEGIRAFWKGNLVTIAHRLPYSSVSFYSYEQYKNVLQSLPGLESNSENISAHIIVHLAGGFLAGVTAATATYPLDLVRTRLAAQTNVIYYKGIGHTLRTICKEEGALGLYKGLGATLLSVGPNIAISFTVYDTLRTQWQLQRPHDSSVLVSLACGSMSGIASSTEKQVEMLALQSALNV, from the exons ATGCAGACGGAAGCGAGAGTTGGAGTAGTCGTAGATGGGGGACAAAGAGACGGTTGTACGAGGAAATATGTACAGgttaaacaacaacaacaagcaCAAATTGGAACGATTTCGCAACTTCTTGCCGGTGGAATTGCCGGCGCTGTTAGTAAAACTTGTACTGCTCCTCTCGCTCGTCTCACCATCCTTTTTCAG ATACAAGGTATGCATTCAGATGCCTCAACTTTGAGGAAACCTTGCATTTGGAGGGAGGCTTCACGAGTCATTCACGAGGAAGGAATAAGAGCTTTTTGGAAAGGAAACTTGGTTACAATAGCTCATCGCCTTCCTTATTCCTCCGTCAGTTTCTACTCATATGAACAATACAAGAAT GTTTTACAGTCACTTCCTGGACTAGAAAGTAATAGTGAAAATATTAGTGCACATATCATTGTGCATTTAGCAGGTGGCTTCTTAGCCGGAGTAACAGCTGCAACTGCTACCTACCCTCTAGATTTGGTGAGGACACGGCTTGCGGCACAA ACAAATGTGATATATTACAAAGGTATAGGGCATACGTTACGTACTATTTGCAAAGAAGAAGGTGCACTTGGTCTTTACAAAGGGCTCGGAGCAACACTCTTG AGTGTGGGGCCAAATATAGCGATCAGTTTCACCGTTTACGATACCTTACGGACTCAGTGGCAGTTGCAGAG GCCGCATGATTCTTCTGTGCTTGTGAGCCTTGCTTGTGGAAGTATGTCTGGCATTGCTTCATCTACTG AGAAGCAGGTTGAGATGCTGGCTCTGCAGTCTGCACTAAATGTCTAA